Proteins from a single region of Paramormyrops kingsleyae isolate MSU_618 chromosome 9, PKINGS_0.4, whole genome shotgun sequence:
- the macc1 gene encoding metastasis-associated in colon cancer protein 1 isoform X2: MTAIETMLRHTSSLLRSRSEGMLIDFNEDEMPNKFSEDIDAPHMTKQSDVPVLQPEVHNTIHKTNPFWNGLSGSNPFLDDIVHTDKESRRSIADVSILKEDPSVIFGENNVDFSNSSDEANFGQLFSPIRKNKSERRKSASDILDVNDETETEKEASLSYSSQLLNPDFEWLKDDREAYKMAWLSHRQLTRSCLDLGSTSPGWAQTQASETQIVCRIGHSGGSVQLPNSDISVYIPEGHVLPGEMQEIGLKAVLDPPIGLCNDLLTVVSPLLEVSLSNINMQTSVSLLMKISGEVKNDPLSQVMTQLTGLVSHKRDGPFQKIKHCYLYNNTLQMKIENLKPHMYIIATMQATILQPPATSVWDYMNRHLTIGVYGPRHIHPSFKAVCVVSCHSEIPKKLPFSNSKRGPKNLPPLVLQLWGKQNFSLNGLKDLYVTTKPMGTTFEVRAGEQIKVLKKEDLKTCQVFRLPFSVSMTVREEVVPFKLVVKIKDSKDSSLTEFQVQTPGPVRQRTEKFAQKRLETFREKVGVETIPEETIERSPKFQDRPVRIKWYGVTLKSVIHQPRVEYLLDYIKGETVAILSRDTVKSVGQSKVKEWYIAFLRGRVGLLHSKNVKVIPKDQVIDFTDVEVKTQVLLDNIAIPFKKLTYVYSTIETLVTEHVSSWRTFAEALGYSNLSLDEIVWRQIETESEKVACVLEKLKEDCHSDKNRKKFQHELIVGLLKMDAQDLVSRLTQNTVILSTAVELGVRWRELAEKLGKLSSAQIARYETPHQDKSGQVSSQVRQNVYVEASVRLLVYVE; this comes from the exons ATGACAGCTATTGAAACAATGTTACGTCACACAAGCAGTCTTCTCAGGAGCCGATCCGAGGGAATGTTGATTGATTTCAATGAGGATGAGATGCCAAACAAATTTAGCG AAGATATTGATGCACCTCACATGACAAAGCAGTCTGATGTGCCAGTTTTACAGCCTGAGGTTCACAATACTATACACAAAACTAATCCCTTTTGGAACGGACTTTCTGGCTCCAATCCATTTTTGGATGATATCGTGCACACTGACAAAGAAAGTAGGAGATCAATTGCAGATGTTTCCATTCTAAAGGAAGATCCCTCTGTGATATTTGGTGAGAATAATGTGGACTTCAGTAATTCTTCAGATGAGGCAAACTTTGGCCAGCTTTTCAGTCCGATACGAAAGAACAAGTCTGAGAGGCGAAAAAGTGCCTCAGATATCCTGGATGTGAATGACGAGACGGAAACTGAAAAAGAAGCTTCCCTCAGCTACTCAAGTCAGCTTTTAAACCCCGATTTTGAATGGCTAAAGGATGATAGGGAAGCCTACAAGATGGCCTGGCTGAGTCACAGACAGCTAACGAGGTCTTGCCTAGACCTTGGCTCCACGAGTCCGGGGTGGGCTCAGACTCAAGCCTCGGAGACTCAGATCGTCTGCAGGATCGGGCACAGTGGTGGCTCTGTTCAGTTGCCTAACTCTGACATAAGTGTCTATATTCCAGAAGGCCATGTTCTTCCAGGGGAAATGCAGGAAATTGGGTTGAAGGCAGTCCTAGACCCACCAATTGGTCTTTGCAATGACCTTTTAACAGTTGTAAGTCCACTCCTGGAAGTGAGTCTTAGCAACATCAACATGCAGACATCTGTTTCTCTATTAATGAAGATTTCTGGGGAAGTAAAGAATGATCCACTAAGTCAGGTGATGACTCAGTTGACTGGCTTAGTTTCCCATAAAAGGGACGGGCCTTTCCAGAAGATAAAGCACTGTTACCTATATAACAACACCTTACAGATGAAGATCGAAAACTTAAAACCGCACATGTATATCATTGCTACCATGCAGGCCACCATTCTCCAGCCACCTGCTACATCGGTGTGGGACTACATGAACAGACATCTCACCATTGGGGTTTACGGACCAAGGCAtattcatccatctttcaaAGCGGTTTGCGTCGTTTCCTGTCACAGTGAAATCCCAAAGAAGCTACCATTTTCAAACTCCAAAAGGGGTCCTAAGAACTTGCCGCCACTTGTGTTGCAGCTTTGGGGCAAGCAGAATTTCAGCCTGAATGGGCTCAAAGATCTGTATGTTACAACCAAACCAATGGGAACGACATTTGAGGTTAGGGCTGGTGAACAAATTAAAGTGCTGAAGAAAGAGGACCTCAAAACATGCCAGGTCTTCCGCCTCCCATTTTCAGTGTCTATGACTGTCAGAGAGGAAGTGGTCCCCTTCAAATTAGTCGTTAAGATAAAAGACTCAAAGGATTCATCATTAACTGAATTTCAGGTGCAGACTCCAGGTCCTGTGCGTCAAAGGACAGAAAAGTTTGCTCAGAAGAGGTTAGAGACATTCAGGGAGAAAGTAGGAGTTGAAACAATTCCGGAGGAAACGATAGAACGGTCTCCCAAATTTCAGGACCGGCCAGTACGTATAAAGTGGTACGGTGTGACGCTGAAGTCAGTCATTCATCAGCCGAGGGTTGAATACCTGCTGGACTACATTAAGGGTGAGACCGTGGCCATTCTTTCTCGAGACACAGTAAAATCAGTGGGTCAGTCGAAAGTGAAGGAGTGGTACATCGCTTTCCTTAGGGGTCGAGTTGGTCTGCTCCACTCGAAGAATGTGAAGGTCATACCCAAAGATCAGGTGATTGACTTTACCGACGTGGAGGTGAAAACGCAAGTGCTTCTGGACAACATAGCTATTCCGTTTAAGAAGCTAACATACGTGTACTCCACCATTGAGACTTTGGTGACAGAGCATGTAAGCAGCTGGAGGACCTTCGCTGAGGCTTTGGGCTACAGCAACCTTTCCCTGGATGAGATTGTCTGGAGGCAGATCGAGACAGAGTCGGAAAAAGTGGCATGTGTGCTTGAGAAGCTCAAGGAGGATTGTCACTCGGACAAAAACAGGAAGAAGTTTCAGCATGAACTCATTGTT GGTCTCCTAAAGATGGATGCCCAGGATTTGGTATCTCGTCTAACGCAGAACACCGTGATTCTGTCAACGGCGGTGGAGCTCGGGGTGCGATGGAGGGAGCTCGCTGAAAAGCTTGGAAAACTCTCCAGTGCTCAAATCGCCAGATATGAGACTCCACACCAGGACAAATCTGGCCAGGTCAGCAGTCAGGTGAGGCAAAACG TCTATGTGGAAGCCAGCGTACGACTTCTTGTATATGTGGAGTAG
- the macc1 gene encoding metastasis-associated in colon cancer protein 1 isoform X1, producing MTAIETMLRHTSSLLRSRSEGMLIDFNEDEMPNKFSEDIDAPHMTKQSDVPVLQPEVHNTIHKTNPFWNGLSGSNPFLDDIVHTDKESRRSIADVSILKEDPSVIFGENNVDFSNSSDEANFGQLFSPIRKNKSERRKSASDILDVNDETETEKEASLSYSSQLLNPDFEWLKDDREAYKMAWLSHRQLTRSCLDLGSTSPGWAQTQASETQIVCRIGHSGGSVQLPNSDISVYIPEGHVLPGEMQEIGLKAVLDPPIGLCNDLLTVVSPLLEVSLSNINMQTSVSLLMKISGEVKNDPLSQVMTQLTGLVSHKRDGPFQKIKHCYLYNNTLQMKIENLKPHMYIIATMQATILQPPATSVWDYMNRHLTIGVYGPRHIHPSFKAVCVVSCHSEIPKKLPFSNSKRGPKNLPPLVLQLWGKQNFSLNGLKDLYVTTKPMGTTFEVRAGEQIKVLKKEDLKTCQVFRLPFSVSMTVREEVVPFKLVVKIKDSKDSSLTEFQVQTPGPVRQRTEKFAQKRLETFREKVGVETIPEETIERSPKFQDRPVRIKWYGVTLKSVIHQPRVEYLLDYIKGETVAILSRDTVKSVGQSKVKEWYIAFLRGRVGLLHSKNVKVIPKDQVIDFTDVEVKTQVLLDNIAIPFKKLTYVYSTIETLVTEHVSSWRTFAEALGYSNLSLDEIVWRQIETESEKVACVLEKLKEDCHSDKNRKKFQHELIVGLLKMDAQDLVSRLTQNTVILSTAVELGVRWRELAEKLGKLSSAQIARYETPHQDKSGQVSSQSMWKPAYDFLYMWSSHYGEHLRDLVQDLHLALDKMKTPITRQWREITGVLITVNCMEILQGSAFSKP from the exons ATGACAGCTATTGAAACAATGTTACGTCACACAAGCAGTCTTCTCAGGAGCCGATCCGAGGGAATGTTGATTGATTTCAATGAGGATGAGATGCCAAACAAATTTAGCG AAGATATTGATGCACCTCACATGACAAAGCAGTCTGATGTGCCAGTTTTACAGCCTGAGGTTCACAATACTATACACAAAACTAATCCCTTTTGGAACGGACTTTCTGGCTCCAATCCATTTTTGGATGATATCGTGCACACTGACAAAGAAAGTAGGAGATCAATTGCAGATGTTTCCATTCTAAAGGAAGATCCCTCTGTGATATTTGGTGAGAATAATGTGGACTTCAGTAATTCTTCAGATGAGGCAAACTTTGGCCAGCTTTTCAGTCCGATACGAAAGAACAAGTCTGAGAGGCGAAAAAGTGCCTCAGATATCCTGGATGTGAATGACGAGACGGAAACTGAAAAAGAAGCTTCCCTCAGCTACTCAAGTCAGCTTTTAAACCCCGATTTTGAATGGCTAAAGGATGATAGGGAAGCCTACAAGATGGCCTGGCTGAGTCACAGACAGCTAACGAGGTCTTGCCTAGACCTTGGCTCCACGAGTCCGGGGTGGGCTCAGACTCAAGCCTCGGAGACTCAGATCGTCTGCAGGATCGGGCACAGTGGTGGCTCTGTTCAGTTGCCTAACTCTGACATAAGTGTCTATATTCCAGAAGGCCATGTTCTTCCAGGGGAAATGCAGGAAATTGGGTTGAAGGCAGTCCTAGACCCACCAATTGGTCTTTGCAATGACCTTTTAACAGTTGTAAGTCCACTCCTGGAAGTGAGTCTTAGCAACATCAACATGCAGACATCTGTTTCTCTATTAATGAAGATTTCTGGGGAAGTAAAGAATGATCCACTAAGTCAGGTGATGACTCAGTTGACTGGCTTAGTTTCCCATAAAAGGGACGGGCCTTTCCAGAAGATAAAGCACTGTTACCTATATAACAACACCTTACAGATGAAGATCGAAAACTTAAAACCGCACATGTATATCATTGCTACCATGCAGGCCACCATTCTCCAGCCACCTGCTACATCGGTGTGGGACTACATGAACAGACATCTCACCATTGGGGTTTACGGACCAAGGCAtattcatccatctttcaaAGCGGTTTGCGTCGTTTCCTGTCACAGTGAAATCCCAAAGAAGCTACCATTTTCAAACTCCAAAAGGGGTCCTAAGAACTTGCCGCCACTTGTGTTGCAGCTTTGGGGCAAGCAGAATTTCAGCCTGAATGGGCTCAAAGATCTGTATGTTACAACCAAACCAATGGGAACGACATTTGAGGTTAGGGCTGGTGAACAAATTAAAGTGCTGAAGAAAGAGGACCTCAAAACATGCCAGGTCTTCCGCCTCCCATTTTCAGTGTCTATGACTGTCAGAGAGGAAGTGGTCCCCTTCAAATTAGTCGTTAAGATAAAAGACTCAAAGGATTCATCATTAACTGAATTTCAGGTGCAGACTCCAGGTCCTGTGCGTCAAAGGACAGAAAAGTTTGCTCAGAAGAGGTTAGAGACATTCAGGGAGAAAGTAGGAGTTGAAACAATTCCGGAGGAAACGATAGAACGGTCTCCCAAATTTCAGGACCGGCCAGTACGTATAAAGTGGTACGGTGTGACGCTGAAGTCAGTCATTCATCAGCCGAGGGTTGAATACCTGCTGGACTACATTAAGGGTGAGACCGTGGCCATTCTTTCTCGAGACACAGTAAAATCAGTGGGTCAGTCGAAAGTGAAGGAGTGGTACATCGCTTTCCTTAGGGGTCGAGTTGGTCTGCTCCACTCGAAGAATGTGAAGGTCATACCCAAAGATCAGGTGATTGACTTTACCGACGTGGAGGTGAAAACGCAAGTGCTTCTGGACAACATAGCTATTCCGTTTAAGAAGCTAACATACGTGTACTCCACCATTGAGACTTTGGTGACAGAGCATGTAAGCAGCTGGAGGACCTTCGCTGAGGCTTTGGGCTACAGCAACCTTTCCCTGGATGAGATTGTCTGGAGGCAGATCGAGACAGAGTCGGAAAAAGTGGCATGTGTGCTTGAGAAGCTCAAGGAGGATTGTCACTCGGACAAAAACAGGAAGAAGTTTCAGCATGAACTCATTGTT GGTCTCCTAAAGATGGATGCCCAGGATTTGGTATCTCGTCTAACGCAGAACACCGTGATTCTGTCAACGGCGGTGGAGCTCGGGGTGCGATGGAGGGAGCTCGCTGAAAAGCTTGGAAAACTCTCCAGTGCTCAAATCGCCAGATATGAGACTCCACACCAGGACAAATCTGGCCAGGTCAGCAGTCAG TCTATGTGGAAGCCAGCGTACGACTTCTTGTATATGTGGAGTAGTCACTATGGAGAGCATCTTAGGGACCTAGTGCAGGACCTGCACCTGGCCCTGGACAAGATGAAGACCCCAATTACCAGGCAGTGGAGGGAAATAACCGGGGTGCTCATCACAGTGAACTGCATGGAAATCCTTCAGGGTTCCGCGTTCTCTAAACCATAA